In one Spirosoma rigui genomic region, the following are encoded:
- the rodA gene encoding rod shape-determining protein RodA codes for MARNDPFSQHIDWLTLVLYLGCITMGWLNVYAAVYSPEDHTSLFDMSTNAGKQMMWIGTTVILITCILVINHKFFDSFAYLFYAFMILMLVLVLFLGSNINGSRSWFKFGGFSIQPAEFAKVATALALAKYLDVPGMNLTRQKDLLRIGGLIALPCVLILASNETGSTLVFASFIIMLYREGLPGWIPAVGITIAALFVLALVFPKLYIFAGIAVLFGIVVLLMPRYNRTTSNLISMALVGVGMMIIVTGVDFFVNNVLQKHQRNRIKVLVDPTIDPLGVGWNVTQAKIAIGSGRLQGKGFLEGTQTKFDFVPEQSTDFIFCTIGEEHGFIGSAVVIALFLGLLARIVILAEKQRSKFARVYGYCVAGIIFFHVMVNVGMTIGLMPVIGIPLPFFSYGGSSLWSFSILLFIFLKLDSRRTALMRR; via the coding sequence ATGGCTCGCAACGACCCCTTCTCGCAACATATTGACTGGCTAACGCTGGTGCTGTACCTGGGCTGTATAACCATGGGATGGCTCAACGTCTACGCTGCCGTGTACAGTCCCGAAGATCATACCAGCTTGTTCGACATGAGTACGAACGCGGGTAAACAGATGATGTGGATTGGCACAACCGTAATCCTGATCACCTGTATTCTGGTGATCAATCATAAGTTTTTCGACTCGTTTGCGTACCTCTTCTACGCTTTCATGATTCTGATGCTGGTGCTGGTCCTGTTCTTAGGGTCAAACATCAACGGGTCTAGGTCGTGGTTTAAGTTTGGCGGTTTTTCGATTCAGCCAGCCGAATTTGCCAAAGTAGCCACTGCCCTGGCGCTGGCCAAGTACCTCGATGTGCCGGGGATGAACCTGACCCGGCAGAAAGACCTGCTCCGCATCGGCGGCCTCATTGCGTTGCCGTGCGTACTGATTCTGGCGTCGAACGAAACCGGATCAACGCTGGTCTTCGCTTCCTTTATCATCATGCTGTACCGTGAAGGGTTGCCGGGCTGGATTCCCGCCGTGGGGATAACGATAGCGGCTCTTTTTGTGCTGGCGCTGGTTTTTCCGAAGCTGTACATTTTTGCGGGCATTGCGGTTCTGTTTGGCATTGTTGTGTTGCTGATGCCGCGTTACAACCGAACAACGAGCAATCTGATTTCGATGGCGCTGGTTGGTGTGGGCATGATGATCATCGTGACGGGGGTAGATTTCTTCGTCAACAACGTACTGCAAAAGCACCAGCGAAACCGAATAAAAGTGCTGGTCGATCCAACAATCGATCCCCTCGGGGTGGGCTGGAACGTGACCCAGGCTAAAATTGCCATTGGCTCCGGCCGTTTGCAGGGTAAGGGCTTTCTGGAGGGTACCCAGACCAAATTCGACTTCGTGCCGGAACAAAGTACTGATTTTATCTTCTGCACCATTGGCGAAGAGCACGGCTTTATCGGCAGCGCCGTTGTCATTGCGCTGTTTCTCGGATTGCTGGCCCGGATTGTAATCCTGGCCGAAAAGCAACGAAGTAAGTTTGCGCGGGTTTATGGGTATTGCGTTGCGGGTATCATCTTCTTTCACGTTATGGTCAACGTGGGTATGACCATTGGTTTAATGCCCGTTATTGGTATTCCATTGCCCTTCTTCAGCTACGGTGGTTCGTCGCTCTGGTCTTTCTCAATCCTCCTGTTCATCTTCCTCAAACTCGACTCCCGTCGTACGGCGCTGATGCGCCGGTAA
- a CDS encoding outer membrane beta-barrel protein, whose amino-acid sequence MKLVKHLLATVLLATSAASFAQTTIVITSDSTESTITKTRKHVERVSSDFGIYVGFNNFTQSPAGFSGDAGTFRPIGSRFVALAWQKRIPLAVSGSTKLRLITGPEVAWNNFMLEGNNRLVERSNELIVEPSPVALHKSKFVTTQLNLPLMLNVSFRSGFTLGMGAYAGIRLDSYTREKPEGAKAIRTHGSFNLNPVRWGLMTELGFRGTAKLFGRYEPNSPFRTGQGPDAGVWAVGVKF is encoded by the coding sequence ATGAAACTTGTCAAACACCTCCTCGCTACGGTCCTCCTGGCTACATCGGCCGCATCGTTTGCCCAGACAACGATCGTTATCACCAGCGACTCGACCGAATCGACGATAACCAAAACGAGAAAGCATGTCGAGCGTGTGTCCAGCGATTTCGGCATCTATGTCGGGTTCAATAATTTCACCCAGTCGCCCGCCGGATTTAGCGGAGATGCCGGCACGTTCCGCCCCATTGGATCACGTTTCGTGGCACTGGCCTGGCAAAAGCGTATTCCGCTGGCTGTGAGTGGGTCAACGAAACTGCGACTCATTACCGGTCCCGAAGTTGCCTGGAACAATTTTATGTTGGAAGGTAACAACAGGCTGGTCGAGCGTAGTAATGAGTTAATCGTCGAGCCATCGCCGGTTGCTTTGCACAAATCCAAGTTCGTTACAACACAGCTCAATTTGCCTTTAATGTTGAATGTGTCGTTCCGGTCGGGCTTCACACTGGGAATGGGAGCCTACGCCGGCATCCGCCTGGACAGCTATACGAGAGAAAAACCAGAAGGTGCTAAAGCGATTCGTACCCACGGCTCATTTAACCTGAATCCTGTCCGCTGGGGCCTCATGACAGAATTGGGCTTCCGGGGTACCGCCAAACTGTTCGGCCGCTACGAACCTAACAGCCCATTCCGAACAGGTCAGGGTCCTGATGCCGGGGTGTGGGCGGTAGGCGTAAAGTTTTAA
- a CDS encoding outer membrane beta-barrel protein, which translates to MKSFLLFSALTLATWTTATAQVLTRGAINGQVGTVAGKPLEFSTMMLLKATDSTLVKGAISDADGKYVFENIGAGRYLVMAQQMGYRKTYSAPFALDEAHPSINVPALAMTDESKNLTEVKVVATKPFIEQQVDRTVVNVENSIVSSGNTALEVLEKAPGVTIDRQNDQIQLKGKSGVIVYIDGKQTYLSQQEVANLLKNTPSDNIATIEIITNPGSKYDAAGNSGIINIKMKKNKNFGTNGSFIVGTGYGWVNNLSGARDDLPKFNTSLNLNNRSSKVNLFGNYSYVNRESAQSNELNRVIPFNGRTTYFDQQSFRPNQFVGHSYKGGLDYFINAKSTVGVLVNGFANDWRSGGTNSTLISDENRKLTSNPVTQTNMGELLKNLTGNLNYKYDFDGKGREWTADADFVRYNGRNFNNLSTVYNGPDGGFTRPKQDVRNNMPSTINIMAFKTDYVHPLAKGAKFEAGLKSSFVNADNNSVFDTLQQESRLWLFDASRSNQFKYDENINAAYVNYAGTLGKKLKVQAGFRAEHTHSVGMSVTLNQRVERNYLNLFPTLFLSRQLDTNNVLNLSYSRRIDRPDYQNLNPFVFFLDPYTYQQGNPFLRPQYTNSLEMTHVFKSTVSTTLGYSRTTDFINQETPRQIASQNITYVTPENLGHLDNVNLTVSFPVTVTKWWRMQNNVSTYYTHYQTFYSGTPYEVKLVAYNLYTSNNFTMSKTLSAEFSAWYNSASQYGFYKASPMGAFSLGLQKKLMADKANLKLNISDPFWLNQFNGRAVVQDINFRVRSRWESRRINLTFTYRFGNQNVKGARQRNSATSAEQNRVKGGN; encoded by the coding sequence ATGAAATCTTTCTTACTCTTTTCCGCTCTGACTTTAGCGACCTGGACAACTGCTACGGCGCAAGTTCTGACACGGGGTGCCATAAATGGCCAGGTTGGCACGGTTGCTGGTAAACCACTGGAATTTTCCACGATGATGCTGCTCAAGGCGACCGATTCAACGCTCGTCAAAGGAGCAATCAGTGATGCCGACGGGAAGTATGTATTTGAAAATATTGGCGCCGGTCGTTACTTGGTGATGGCTCAGCAGATGGGATATCGAAAAACGTATAGCGCACCGTTCGCTCTTGATGAAGCGCATCCGTCCATCAATGTTCCCGCGTTGGCTATGACCGACGAATCAAAAAATCTGACTGAGGTAAAGGTCGTAGCTACCAAGCCATTTATTGAGCAGCAGGTTGACCGAACCGTAGTTAACGTGGAAAACAGCATTGTCTCCAGCGGCAACACGGCACTTGAAGTCCTGGAAAAAGCACCCGGTGTAACCATCGATCGGCAAAATGACCAGATCCAGCTGAAAGGAAAATCGGGGGTTATTGTTTACATCGATGGTAAACAGACGTATCTGTCGCAGCAGGAAGTTGCCAACCTGCTCAAAAATACGCCATCCGATAACATTGCAACGATCGAGATCATCACCAACCCCGGCTCCAAGTACGACGCAGCCGGTAACTCGGGGATCATCAACATCAAGATGAAGAAGAACAAGAATTTTGGCACCAACGGGTCGTTCATCGTAGGAACGGGCTACGGCTGGGTAAATAACCTGAGCGGTGCCCGTGATGACCTGCCTAAATTCAACACATCGCTGAATCTCAACAACCGCAGCAGTAAGGTTAACCTGTTTGGAAACTACAGCTACGTGAACCGGGAAAGCGCACAGAGCAACGAATTGAACCGGGTAATTCCCTTCAACGGCCGTACGACTTATTTCGACCAGCAGTCGTTCCGGCCCAATCAGTTCGTTGGGCATTCGTACAAAGGCGGTCTGGATTATTTTATCAACGCCAAAAGCACGGTTGGTGTACTGGTGAATGGCTTTGCCAACGACTGGCGGTCGGGCGGTACAAACAGTACCCTGATCAGCGATGAAAACCGGAAGCTGACCAGTAATCCGGTGACCCAAACCAACATGGGCGAACTGCTGAAAAATCTCACCGGTAATCTGAATTACAAATATGACTTTGATGGGAAGGGGCGTGAGTGGACGGCCGACGCGGACTTTGTTCGCTACAATGGCCGCAATTTCAACAACCTGAGCACGGTTTATAACGGGCCTGACGGCGGATTCACCCGCCCCAAGCAGGATGTTCGCAATAACATGCCCTCGACAATCAACATCATGGCGTTCAAAACGGACTATGTTCACCCACTGGCGAAAGGTGCTAAATTTGAAGCAGGTCTCAAAAGCAGCTTTGTCAACGCCGACAATAATTCGGTCTTCGACACTCTGCAGCAGGAATCACGCTTGTGGCTATTCGATGCCAGCCGGTCAAACCAGTTCAAGTATGACGAAAATATCAACGCGGCTTATGTGAATTATGCCGGCACGCTGGGCAAAAAATTGAAGGTGCAGGCTGGTTTCCGGGCTGAACATACGCACTCGGTCGGCATGTCGGTAACCCTTAATCAGCGGGTTGAACGTAACTACCTGAATCTGTTCCCAACCCTGTTCCTGTCGCGGCAACTGGATACCAACAACGTACTGAATCTGTCGTACAGCCGCCGGATCGACCGTCCTGACTACCAGAATTTGAACCCGTTTGTGTTCTTCCTCGATCCGTACACCTATCAGCAGGGTAATCCTTTCCTGCGGCCTCAATACACGAATTCGCTCGAAATGACGCACGTGTTCAAGAGTACCGTGTCGACAACGCTGGGCTACAGCCGCACCACCGATTTCATCAACCAGGAGACTCCCCGCCAGATCGCGTCGCAGAACATTACCTACGTTACGCCCGAAAACCTGGGCCACCTCGACAATGTGAACCTGACGGTGAGCTTTCCGGTAACAGTGACCAAGTGGTGGCGTATGCAAAACAACGTTAGCACCTATTACACCCACTACCAGACATTCTACTCGGGTACGCCTTACGAAGTGAAACTGGTAGCCTACAACCTGTATACATCCAACAATTTCACCATGAGCAAGACGCTCTCCGCTGAATTCTCGGCCTGGTACAACTCGGCTTCGCAATACGGATTTTACAAGGCTAGCCCCATGGGTGCTTTCAGCCTGGGCCTGCAGAAGAAACTGATGGCCGACAAAGCGAATCTGAAACTGAATATCAGCGACCCCTTCTGGCTAAATCAATTCAATGGCCGGGCGGTCGTACAGGATATCAACTTCCGGGTACGATCGCGGTGGGAGAGTCGCCGGATCAACCTCACGTTTACCTACCGGTTTGGTAACCAAAATGTTAAAGGAGCCCGCCAGCGCAACTCCGCTACGTCAGCCGAGCAGAACCGGGTAAAAGGAGGCAACTAA